A genomic region of Haliotis asinina isolate JCU_RB_2024 chromosome 1, JCU_Hal_asi_v2, whole genome shotgun sequence contains the following coding sequences:
- the LOC137294073 gene encoding BTB/POZ domain-containing protein KCTD7-like has product MTDEDDSSVEEIISMREIAPKPFPRAKHPFITHVREGYEESGVNSVRRQTGARSLPSSPQSQSGVNHYTTRDNVVKLGQFPPIISLNVGGMVYQTRLSTLLKYSDSMLAAMFSGRHKVDQDKDGHYFLDTNGAVFGHILEYLRYGTIPPSDSSTAVYRDAEYYGLQSLVEKLQLRPEIASIIVKESHRSQFPGYQDAKNDVIRAAVANASVNRIGEVLICAFKTEFKAKVQNFNPLHGCIVDSAHVSIGPWEAQADEEVFMKCLENDLMEDGFNVKPHESKRKCKYYYGQTCQKFVYKLQIIFD; this is encoded by the exons atgacAGATGAAGATgattcctctgttgaggaaATTATTTCAATGCGAGAAATCGCACCAAAGCCTTTTCCAAGGGCTAAGCACCCTTTCATCACGCATGTCAGAGAGGGGTATGAGGAGTCCGGCGTAAATTCAGTGCGGCGACAGACAGGTGCTCGTTCCCTGCCATCATCACCTCAGTCTCAGTCAGGTGTCAATCACTACACG acaaggGACAATGTGGTAAAACTGGGCCAGTTTCCTCCGATCATATCCCTGAATGTTGGCGGAATGGTGTACCAGACGCGACTCTCCACGCTGCTGAAGTACTCCGACTCCATGCTTGCGGCCATGTTCAGTGGCCGTCACAAGGTCGACCAGGACAAAGATGGCCATTACTTCTTGGACACCAACGGTGCTGTGTTTGGTCACATATTGGAATATCTCCGCTACGGAACAATTCCACCCTCTGACTCATCCACAGCTGTCTATAGAGATGCTGAGTACTATGGCCTGCAATCCTTGGTTGAAAAGCTACAACTGCGACCAGAAATTGCTTCAATTATTGTCAAAGAGTCACATCGATCCCAGTTTCCTGGGTACCAGGATGCCAAGAATGATGTCATCCGAGCAGCAGTTGCTAATGCGTCAGTCAACAGAATAGGTGAAGTGTTGATATGTGCTTTCAAAACAGAGTTCAAGGCCAAGGTTCAGAACTTTAATCCCCTCCATGGGTGTATTGTGGACTCAGCACATGTCAGTATCGGGCCATGGGAAGCACAGGCTGATGAAGAAGTGTTTATGAAATGTCTAGAGAATGATCTCATGGAGGATGGGTTTAATGTCAAGCCTCACGAGAGTAAGCGGAAATGTAAATATTACTATGGACAAACCTGTCAGAAATTTGTCTACAAGTTGCAAATCATATTTGATTGA